The sequence below is a genomic window from Dryobates pubescens isolate bDryPub1 chromosome 17, bDryPub1.pri, whole genome shotgun sequence.
tttggaATAATGACTGATTTACAAAGGTGCAGTGGTGCCTACTAAATTCCTGTTTAGGGGAAGTCTGCTATTCTGACAGTGCAAAAGCCTTgtcctgtggggagaggctagAGGAAGGACTAGATTTCAGATAGTGCAGGTGCCTTATAACAAAACCAAGTTCTTTAAACGTTACTGAACAGATTTGTTTCATTCTGAGGTTTAGCATTGCTTTGTACTGAAATGAAACTCTTACCTAAGTCTATTATATACTATAGTAAAGGAAAACCAGCTCTGGGTGCACATTCTTGTGTGTAACAGCTCTACTGCTACAAAGCAGCTCTAAGAAAAAAAGCTGCAttacaggagaagaaaataggGTAGAGCAAATCCTTGTGCTTTAGCAGCACTGAGGACAGCTGTGGCCTTAGATTAGAGCCAAAAGGGACACGTCAGTGCCTCTCCTGAAGTGGCACACCTTTTTGCCGCAACACAAACCAACAAGTTctatttggaagtaaaaattaAAACCCCTAGAAATGGGAGGATGGTGCCCAGACACACAGTGTCTTGTTGAGAACTAGCAATACTGCAATCATAAAATGAGGACTGAAATGCAGGTTCTGAACAGAACCTTAAGTTGCAAATACAAAACTTTAGAAGTAACTGTTTCAGAACACCTGATTAAAAGATAGGATTAATTAGCAAAGTCTCGTAAGGGAGCATTTTTGCCTACAAAGGAAGTATCCTCTCCTTTTGGCATTGGAATACTTACTGTGAGTCCACACGTAATATTCCCACTTCCTGCCATCACAAATTAAGATTCAGAAAGAGGACACaagaccacagctctgcagaaataGTTTTACATGTAAGTGCAGGATCCATAATCACAAACTGGTTGCTGGACAAAAttccaagcagagcctgggtcgTAAGCAATCCCAGAAGTCCATACAAATTCAGCAAGTGCCGTTCAGCCTTACATGGATTTGTTTCCACAAGTTCAACCACTCTTCTAAATGACAGTGAATATTGACACTTGCTCCCATTTTAGCCTTCCTAAGGCAAGTTCCTGACTTTATTTTTTAAGTAACCCAGTGAAAACATTTCCCTCTGCACAAAATTTCTAGCATCCTGTGCAAAGAATAATGCAAACTCAACAAATACACAGCTTTTCTCCCTGAGTCTGGAGTACTTGACTCCATTGATGAAGCCACATGAAATGGCAGGTGGCCACCTCTCTTGATCTTGCCTGCTTTAAAAGTTTTTCTAACTGAGGTGTAAAGGGAAAAACTACAATCATGCAGCTCATATAATCTCACTTCATTACGTCGGAGTAAACTGCAAAGTCAAGCAGCAGCCGGGGGATGAGGCGGGTTGCAGAGCAAGAGTGTGTACTGTGTGCCAGACACAGGGACCAAAGCACATGCTGTACTGATGGCAGAGCTCCTTGTTTGGCCCCGCTGCTGTGGGACACCTAAAACCCTGATAGTAGCTGTAACCACAAAGCTTGGTACGGTCACGCTGAGGACACTTTACAGTCTTTGCAGGATGGAGGCACACTAATTGTTCTGCCCACAGGGCTCACAAGATCACCATTAGCTTTTCCGTAATCTGCTTTCCCTGCAACAacagagcctgcagaaggccTGTACTAACAAAGAAACACGGAGCTGCCTTTAGCTAAATAGCTGAACAGCTGaactgctgctccctggagagCTGTGTGAGCCAGAAGCCAGACATTTAGTACAAAAGGCTGTACAGGCTGGCACACAAGAGTCCTTGCAACCATGCCTGGTCAGCACAACAGCCTGTAATAACTGGTCTGATCCAGTTTTCTATACAAGGACAGTTAGTATAAGCCATGAACACACTGCCTTGGAACAGGCCTTTTCTATACTTTCCTAGGTCTAcccaagcaacaaaaaaagcatttttactttGCTGTGTCACTGCTGAACAGCAGAGTTCTTGCCAGCTTCAATTATTTGAAGGAAGGTTTGAGAGTTGTATGGGGTTCAAGCATCAGGACTCTTAGCTAGTACCTGGCACCTAATCAGTAAATCCAAGGAACTGATACACACCCATTGAGTGTCAAGAGTGAGAGTGTCTTACCCCCGTTCAGCATGTCTACGCTGCATCCTCCTCACTCAACTGTCCTCAAATTCAGCCTGAATTAAATCTCATCTCCACTGGGTCTTCATTCGCTGTGCTTCAAGAAATGCAGCACTGTGTAAACCcttaaaccaaaacccaccaccaactATGACAACCCAGCTGTAACATTGGTaccaacagaaaagcaaaagctaaGTTGTGCAATTGGTAGAGCTGAGCATTAATACCTACATGTTCCACCACCTACTCATGCATTCTCACCTCtcctgctggtggaggagatATTTTTCTAACTTTCATATTTATACTTGAGTGTATTAGCTTCTCCAAGCTCtaatatttattttcccccaCATCTCACCTGTAACCGTCATGCTTTCAGATGTCCAAACCTGCTGTCTCTGACCCTCTCTGGATGTGGCCACGTTACAGACGATTGCATCTCGCTTCTTCTCATGAACTGCCCAAACCTCAAGACACTCAAACTGGAAAACTGTGTGCGGATCACTGACCAGACACTAGAAGCAGTGATCTGCTATGGGGCATCACTGCAAACACTCCATGTGGATTTCTGCCGGAACATAACACAAACTGGTCTAGAGAGAGTAAGGGAAAAATGTCCCTCAGTaatgctgagagcagagagaagtgCTAACATGATTCCAGACAATAAGCCCCAAAGAAAGTTGATGCTTAGAAAAGCATCAAGAAAATTGGTTCAGGTTTGAGTACAAGAAATTGTATAAGCTCAGTTAAGTGTGGGTATTTCAGCTAACTTTCACTCCCCTCCCAGGTAACATTGCTTCAATGACCTGTGGCTCCTTTCCTGAATTCTGGCTTGAGTCCAAACACATGGTTGATAGGTTTTGTAAAGGCTGCACTGAGAAAGGGCATTTCCACCAGTACagtcaaagaaaaacaaaaatgatTGCTTTCTGTTGTGTCTAAACTAGAaagccctgcactgctgtcaCAAAATGCTAGATCTGGTTAAGCTGAAAACTGCAGTCAAGCATGAGTGGAATGCACCTCACTCGGAagcaagaagcagcagtgcATTTTACTGAGGTAAAACAACAATTTGACAGAGTGCAGTAAATTCAATGGACTCTAACAAAGGTTGACATTGGTTTGACAAGGTTCAATAATTTCCATGGCAAGCGTCACCTTATTAATCACTGCATGGAAGAAACATACAAAGGAAAACTGAGTTAGAATTGAGTTAGAATGATTCAGACAAGAGAGCAGAGATGCAAAAAGTAAGAAGGACCCTCCCATTGAGTCAGAAGGTTCAGAGTGAATCCCCCTTGCAATGGGTACAGATCACAGTCTGCCTCTCTGGGTAATGTGCTCTGACAAGGCAGACCAAGTTAATTTAAAAAGCTGACATTTGAGGAAACGCAGAAGGAACCAACCCGGGTTTACAGAACCATCCTACAGGAAAAGGCCATGACCTGCCACCTGTAGCCTTAAATGCCAAGGAGCACACTACAGCAGACATCTTTACAAACACCTGTTTCTCActgcaaacaaaaaatcccaaatggCCATTTTAATCCCAAACCACAAGGCTGTCGCTTCCCTGCATGCTGCACTGCTACATGGAAGTGACACTTCTTCTTAATGAAGGGTTGGTATGGCACGATCTAATAAATTTGACATCAAAGGCTGGCATGGTCAAATACCTGCCTTGATGGAACACTGGGATTTAGTCACAGTGCTATGTACTCAAAACCGATAAAAGCACATTCCATGACTGCACAGAGGAGCAAACATTTCTGAGTGCCACCTTACTGTGTTTACTGCAGTGACCTCTTAAAAGTCTGCCTGTTGAATCTGTCTCATTGTAACACTACAGAAAAAACTCTGATCATCTGCCTGCAATTATTCAAGGTTGTTTAAACTATATCAtgctttttttaaaagcatccTGTCTCAAATCTTATGCTTTACTTTGTGTGGCAGCACGGCCTCAAattctgctttttgtttcttcttttgtcCAGCAATCCTGACACAAATTCAGAATTCTGACTCTCAGCACACCATAATATacaaccctgccagttctggCTGACTATGCAGCTGAACTTGTCTTTAAATCTCTATCTCATTCAATAGAATCCACTGAAGAAGTTTATACTTACAAAGCCTCATAGCTGGTTAAATCTGGCCAGCAATAACCTGGTCTCCCCTGGAAGACCAGATGTCCATTCAGCTTAAACATCAAACAGAAGGCTTCGTACAAACCAGTTTGACAGGCTCTCTGGATCCCAAATACTTCCAGCTTAAATCACAATGAAGTCTACAGCA
It includes:
- the FBXL22 gene encoding F-box and leucine-rich protein 22 isoform X1, which produces MHITQLNQECLLHLFSFLDKNSRKSLGKTCHKLLEVFQDPLLWPLLNFHSPTELKKDNFLLGPALKYLSICWYSERVKVCNIEDWMKNNLQKDFCNKHENTVSDFLLEVCNRCPNLLSLTLSGCGHVTDDCISLLLMNCPNLKTLKLENCVRITDQTLEAVICYGASLQTLHVDFCRNITQTGLERVREKCPSVMLRAERSANMIPDNKPQRKLMLRKASRKLVQV
- the FBXL22 gene encoding F-box and leucine-rich protein 22 isoform X2, which gives rise to MHITQLNQECLLHLFSFLDKNSRKSLGKTCHKLLEVFQDPLLWPLLNFHSPTELKKDNFLLGPALKYLSICWYSERVKVCNIEDWMKNNLQKDFCNKHENTVSDFLLEVCNRCPNLLSLTLSGCGHVTDDCISLLLMNCPNLKTLKLENCVRITDQTLEAVICYGASLQTLHVDFCRNITQTGLERVREKCPSVMLRAERSANMIPDNKPQRKSQSASLGNVL